A region of the Callithrix jacchus isolate 240 chromosome 10, calJac240_pri, whole genome shotgun sequence genome:
CTGCTCTCCTGGGATGAAGGCAGGGCGCCCTGACACAGTCCCACGGCAATGAATACATGGGGGATAATACCCCATACAAGGTTGTCATGAGGAATAAATTGAAGAGATTAAGTGGGAGGATTCATCTAAGGGTCTTTGTAGGTGCCAGGCAGCAGAGACAATTGAGTGGACATCGCCATGATGGTAAAATAGTTCGTGCACTGAAGAATTCACAGTAGGGCTGGGATCTGAAGATGGTAATAACCTGGGAGTCTGTGCATGCAGGCTGAAGTCCAAGAGGTGGTTCAGAGACAGTTCCTCTAGTCAGCCTAagcctgggtgctgtggttcaccgctgtaatcccagcacttctggaggccgaggtgggaggatcgcttgagtctaggagttgaagaccagcctaagcaacatggcaaaaccccatcactgcaaaaaaatacaaacaaaacacaacaacaacaacaaaaaaacggTAGCTCTAGTCAGCCAGACAGAAACGACTTGGAGTACAGACTCTAAGGTACGCAGCTGCCCAGGAGCCTGGCTGGTAGATGGACATGTGAACGGGGCACAGGGCTCTCTAGGTGAGCAGGAGGCAGCAAAAACGACAGTTCTAGGGGGACTACGTGGGAGGAAGATGGGGCCAGGAGGAGGGCACTTCAGGTCAGATTGAGGGAGCCTGTGCCATCGCGAGGGGATTGCTGATGTAATTATGAAAGTCCAGCTCCTTTAACACTGCCCTGGTGTACGACCTCGAGCCCGTGCAGACCACATCTGAGGACCCCTGCCTGCCCTGTCTGGCTTCTCCTAATAAGGGAGAGGATGCATGTGGAAAAAGaacacaggagagagagaaaagcaccAAGGTCCCTGTTCAGAGAGCCCTGGTAATTTTAACTTGCAACTCACCCAAGAAGAGCCTAACGGTCGAAAGAGTATGTAAGAAGCCCCCACCCGACCCTGCCCAGCACGCAGCACTCAAGGGAGGCTGTAACCGGAATGCGCGTGACCGGTACAGCGCTATTCAGTCCGCAGGCTTTTTGAGGGTTTCAACTTCAAAGAAAGGTCGGCTTCGGGGCGGACTTTGCTTCAGTCCCAGGCCTCGGGAGGCAGCGGGGAGACAGATTGGGACACCGAGCATGCACAAGGGGAGGGGTCTTGAAATAGGCGGAAAGCGAGAATGCTCCCCTCCGGGCCGGGTTTGCCAGGCGAAGTGAGAAGCACTGAGGCCTGAGGAAGCTCCACGCGCGCGCAAAGGGCCGCTCGCTGTGATTACTGGGGTGGCGATGGTTGTGAGGACGCTGCTGCCCCGCCTGTGCCGAAAGGGAAACCCCAGGGGAGGCGGAGGCCAGCGGGGACCTGTGGTCCCCTTCATTCACGACGGAAAGGGCTCCCAGATCTTGCGACTTGGAGCAGAATTACCAGAGACGCCCGTCCCGAGGCCCCGAGCGTCGAAAGTTTCAGTCCCCTGGATTCCGGCTGACGACGCGTTCCCCAGGCAGGTTCTCCGCAGCGGCCCACACGCCCCACTGCGGACTCAGCGAGGTGTGAGGACCACGATGAGGCGTCATTTCCGTCGTGATCCGCGGCCGCTGTGGAAGGGGCGGAGCCGCAGCGGAGGGCGCTCCGCTTAGACGTCATTTCTGGTGAGCCCAGCGGCGGCCACGGCAACATGGCCCTGAACGGCGCTGGTGAGGACTTGGGCGGCAGGGGCTTGTGGCTGCGGCTACGGGAGGCAGCCCCCTGCGGCAAGATCCCAGTCTCTATGCCTCTCTTCCCCAGAAGTCGACGACTTCTCCTGGGAACCCCCAACTGAGGCGGAGACGAAGGTGCTGCAGGCGCGACGAGAGCGGCAAGATCGCATCTCCCGGCTCATGGGAGACTGTCTGCTGCGCGGTTACCGCATGCTGGGCGAGACGTGCGCGGACTGCGGGGTGAGGCGAGACCCGGGAGAGTGACGGGATGGGGCGCAGGCCAGGCCATTCAGCCCTTCCTCGGCCCTCCCTTCTGGACCTCAGCGCCGCGTCTCATTCCGGCCCCATGTGCTTTTTGGTCCGTAGACGATCCTCCTCCAAGACAAACAGCGGAAAATCTACTGCGTTGCTTGTCAAGAACTCGACTCAGACGTGGATAAAGATAATCCCGGTGAGGGTAAAAAAAATAATCCGGGAGAGGTGTGTGATTGGCGGAGAAGCGTGATGAGTGGTGATAGAGGCCGCAGAACAGTAGGCCTGGGAGGTGACAGTGGAGTCTCTGGGTGGTGCAGAggtaaaatgttttctcttttaggCTTTAAAGAGGACTATTCACTCAGTAAGAGCAGCAAGCACCTTCTGTGTGCCAGCCACTGCGCGAGAGTCTGAGCTCAGTCAGACCCAGTACTGATGGAGAGTTGAAGCTAGGGCATAAATGTGATACATAGTAGAAAGTGGATAAGTTGCCTTATAGAGGGACAGGGAAAACACCTCAAGCACAGAAAGAGCAGAGCAGAAAAGGAGATGACTCAGGGCTGAGGTGGGCCAGGCATCCTGACCATTCTACTCACTTTCTCCTCTTTTTAGCTCTGAATGCCCAGGCTGCCCTCTCCCAAGCTCGGGAGCACCAgctggcctcagcctcagagCCCGCCTTGGGCTCTCGACCTGCACCCCAGCCCCCAGTACCTCGTCCAGAGCACTGTGAGGGAGCTGCAGCAGGGCTCAAGGCAGCCCAGGGACCACCCCCTCCTGCTGTGCCTCCAAATGCAGATGTCATGGCCTGCACACAGACAGCCCTCTTGCAGAAGCTGACCTGGGCCTCTGCTGAACTGGGCGCTAGCACCTCCCTGGAGACTAGCatccagctgtgtggccttatcCGGGCGTGTGCGGAGGCCCTGTGcagcctgcagcagctgcagcactGAGAGTAGCCCCTGAGAAAAACCCTCTAGAAAAACAGCTGTTCCTCTGTGTGGTTTGTTCTTTTCCTGGTTCTGAGTGTGCATGCCAGCCGCAGCTCCACTCACTTTTTTCAACTTTTGGCCTCTCACCTCTCCACTCTCTGCTCTTCTTGACGCCCTGAGATGAATTGAGCTTGTTTCTGCTCAGTTTCCCCAGTCAGGATGAGGGATTAGCCAGAGGACTATGTGATGCCCCTTTTCTCAAGAAGAGGACATAGCCTCTTCAAAGGTAGGAGCCAGAGGGCTGGACCCTACCCTTGTCTCTGGCAGCACCTCTGCAACCTCTTCCGCCATCCGGTGCCCATTCCCCACCTGGAAGTGAGATTTTGGGTTCCAATCCTCTTGATAGAATCCTCTCTTCCCCTGAGCATTCTGACCCTATCAGCCTATCCCAGCCATGCCCACCCCAGGTACTCAGACACCGACCGACAGGAGTTTGTGGTGACCCCAGCGTCAAGGGGCACGTTAGGCACCAAGTGTGGACTTGCCAGTCTCCTGACTCCACTGTTAGATCATTTTCCTTGGGAGGGTAATGGACAGAactgggggcgggggggaggcGGGGATCGGGGCGCGGCAGGGAGACGAGGCAGCAAAAGGAACCGCGAAGGAACCACGCCTGCCCCTTTTGGCCTTTCCCCCTCTCCGCCTCCCTTTTCCATCTCCCCTTGGGTGGGTGCCCCGCTGCCTTTTCTCAGCTTTGCGCGAGTGGTTCCACAGCTGTTGCCTTTTTAAGAGAGGCCCGGCCCATGCggagggggtggggcagaggcGGAGTCTGAGGAGCTTGGGAAGGAACAAAGCGCGGCCTGCGGGCGGCGGCTGGCTCCGGCGGGACCGCGGGGTGCGGGGCCTGCGGGCGGCCGCCCGGGCAGAGCGTTGAAAGGAAGAAGGTGGCATCGCCGGCCCGGCCATGAACGGGCTGCCCTCGGCCGAGGCGTCAAGCGGCGCGGGTTGCGCCCTGGCCGGGCTCCCACCGCTGCCGCGCGGCCTCAGCGGCCTCCTTAACGCGAGCGGGGGCTCGTGGCGGGAGCTGGAGCGCATCTACAGCCAGCGCAGCCGCATCCACGACGAACTGAGCCGCGCCGCCCGCGCCCCGGATGGGCCCCGCCACGCCGCGGGTGCCGCCAACGCGGGACCCGCAGCCGGCCCTCGTCGTCCTGTCAACCTCGACTCGGCACTGGCCGCGCTGCGCAAGGAGATGGTGAGTGGGTGGGCGCCGGACCAGCGGAGCGCAGACACCCAGACAAGCTGCCTGGGTCTCAGAGAACTTGCAGGCACAGGTCGGGTTCCAAGGGTTATGGGAACGATAATTAGTGATAGTTACCAATTACGGCAGTAGTTACCCTATATTTCCAGACGTCTTGATGACGTTACTTCATTTCATCCCGCTAAATGCATGAGAACCCCATTTTTTTAGGAGACGGTCAGGACTTGCCTAAAGTTGCAAAGCTCGCAGGTGGTGCCTGACGTCCACAAAAACTTTGTTTAGGAAGGTGCTGGGAAGATGGGCCCAGGATTCCAGGgcatggggctgggctggggtggcCTGGACCCCAACTCCAGCCCACCCTCAGTTGTCTGCAGGTGGGGCTGCGGCAGTTGGACATGTCCCTGTTGTGCCAGCTGTGGGGCCTGTACGAATCAATCCAGGACTACAAACACCTGTGCCAAGACCTGAGCTTCTGCCAGGACCTGTCATCATCCCTCCATTCAGACAGCTCCTACCCACCTGATGCGGGCCTGTCTGATGACGATGAGCCTCCTGATGCCAGCCTGCCCCCTGACCCGCCACCCCTCACTGTGCCCCAGACGCACAATGCCCGTGACCAGTGGCTGCAGGATGCCTTTCACATCAGCCTCTGAAGAGCTGGGGGGCAGATGGGCATGCGCCCCTGCAAAAGGCTCAGAACCCCCTCAGCAAGCCCTCAGACTGCAGAGCGTTCGCCTCCCCACACCGCCTCACCTCACAGGAGGGCCAGGCATGTGTCCCTCAGAGGCGAGACTGCCAAACCCCTTCTCCTGTCTTGGGTTGGCTGGCACTGGGGCGGGCACCTAGAGTACAGCCTCTGCCCATGGCACTGGGCCTCCACTTTTTCCACATATGTGCACCCCCAGCTTGGCCAACCCTCAGCCTTGCAGTGGAGCCCAAAGCATCTTCCCTCTCCTTGGCGTCTCTGGGATTGGGATGAGTGCCTGGCTCCCATCTCCTCACCTTTTGTTGCTATCGGCAGCTGCTGGCTCAGGGGCATCCCACCTCCGGGCTCCGGGTTCCTCTGTCCTGGAAGGGCTCCAGGGCCCGTCCCTACACCCACCCACGGCCAGAAGGGCCAAGGCCCCATGCTGGATATATAAATTTAGGGGCCAGCCTCCTGGGCGCGTAGATAAATAAATACTCTCAGCGTCACTGTGCTCTGCCTGGCTGGCTCTGGGGCGGGAAGACCGCGGTGTTTTGGCAGGTGCGGCCCTGCGCTCTGCCGGCAGGTGGCGCCCGAGACCCCCCCGAGTGAAGGCCCTGCTGTCCTGCCCGGGCGGGGCTGGGGGCGCTCCCGGCTGGCGGAGCCTGGCTCCGCCGCTGAGTGACTGCGGTCGAGTCACTTCCCCTCTCGCCGCGGCCTTGGAGTGCTCCGCCCCGCCCCCTCCTGGTTCGCTTCGGACTTTCCCTGCAGGCTGGGAAGGAGAAGGAGCCGCCCACCTTGAGGAGGGAAACTTTCCACCCCGCGCGGGGCGGGGTTGGGGCGGCGCAGGAAATGGGTGGCTGGAGTCGGCGGAGCAAGGGGCcccgggggagggggcggggaggcgCCTTCTGGGATGGCCTGGAAGCTCAGGCCCTGCAGATGGGAGGGAGGGGCGGCGGCACAGGCAGAGGGGAGCGAAGTCGCGGCACCCCGGGCCTCCCCGGAGGCCAAGGCATGGGACTCCACGGCGGTGGGGGGTGATTGGGGTCCCAGGCACCCTTATTCCCCGCTCAGTCTATGAAGACCGCCGGCTCTCCCCACAGCACTAGCGGCCTTTATAGTTGCCTGTAAAAGGTTTTTATTAGGAAATTGGGGACCCACACGGCTGGGACTGGGAACCAAACAGGTGTCAGGCCCACCGGAAAAAGCCTGCACGTTCGGAGACAGTGGGTACTCAACCCCCCGCGCCTTCACACTGCACCCCACAACCTCCTGAAAAGAGGTGAAGCCGCACACCGAGGCGTGCGGACGAGCAGTGCATCCCCGCACCCTGCTGCAGACTCTTGCTTCCTGGAGATGCAGCCCAGCTGGCAGTCCTGGCCCTCAGACATCCCTTTAAACCGAGTAGCAGTCGCGCACCGGGCTCCTGTCCATCTACACCTTGCAGAGCAACGGGGAGGCAGCAAACTGACCTGTTGCCCCA
Encoded here:
- the ZNRD2 gene encoding protein ZNRD2, with the translated sequence MALNGAEVDDFSWEPPTEAETKVLQARRERQDRISRLMGDCLLRGYRMLGETCADCGTILLQDKQRKIYCVACQELDSDVDKDNPALNAQAALSQAREHQLASASEPALGSRPAPQPPVPRPEHCEGAAAGLKAAQGPPPPAVPPNADVMACTQTALLQKLTWASAELGASTSLETSIQLCGLIRACAEALCSLQQLQH
- the FAM89B gene encoding leucine repeat adapter protein 25 encodes the protein MNGLPSAEASSGAGCALAGLPPLPRGLSGLLNASGGSWRELERIYSQRSRIHDELSRAARAPDGPRHAAGAANAGPAAGPRRPVNLDSALAALRKEMVGLRQLDMSLLCQLWGLYESIQDYKHLCQDLSFCQDLSSSLHSDSSYPPDAGLSDDDEPPDASLPPDPPPLTVPQTHNARDQWLQDAFHISL